From the Roseibium salinum genome, one window contains:
- a CDS encoding glutathione S-transferase family protein, producing MLELHYHPLASFCHKVLIPLYEAGTPFEAHIVDLMDPDGRARFYQLWPVGKMPVLKDRERGKVVPESSIIIEYLDRHYPGATPMLPDDPDICLDARLWDRIFDHYVQEHVQKIVVDRIRPEEARDPAGVEDARRRLATAYDMIEKQLAGETWITGEAFTLADAAAAPALFYAGILVPFSDRHGNLQAYFERLLERPSVRRVLIEARPYFDMFPYRDQMPARFLELSDA from the coding sequence ATGCTCGAACTCCACTACCACCCGCTCGCATCCTTCTGTCACAAGGTGCTCATCCCGCTCTATGAAGCCGGGACACCGTTCGAGGCGCATATCGTCGATCTGATGGATCCGGACGGCCGTGCGCGCTTCTACCAGCTCTGGCCGGTCGGCAAGATGCCGGTCCTGAAGGACCGCGAGCGCGGCAAGGTCGTTCCGGAAAGCTCGATCATTATCGAATATCTCGACCGCCATTATCCGGGAGCCACGCCGATGCTGCCCGACGACCCGGACATTTGCCTGGACGCCCGCCTGTGGGACAGGATCTTCGACCACTACGTCCAGGAGCATGTTCAGAAAATCGTGGTGGACCGGATCCGGCCGGAAGAAGCCCGCGATCCCGCCGGCGTGGAGGATGCCAGACGGCGGCTTGCCACCGCCTATGACATGATCGAGAAGCAGCTGGCGGGCGAGACCTGGATCACCGGCGAGGCATTCACCCTGGCCGATGCCGCCGCCGCCCCGGCTCTCTTCTATGCCGGCATCCTGGTGCCTTTTTCGGACCGGCACGGCAACCTTCAGGCCTATTTCGAGCGCCTGCTCGAACGCCCCTCCGTCCGCCGCGTGCTGATCGAGGCACGGCCCTATTTCGACATGTTCCCGTATCGCGATCAGATGCCTGCACGGTTCCTGGAGCTGAGCGATGCCTGA
- a CDS encoding TetR/AcrR family transcriptional regulator: protein MSERAKSQAETRQKIVEATMHLHEEIGPRNTSISAIAERAGVQRLTVYRHFPDETAVFQACTSQWLSLNPPPDPADWAEISEPVEKFRTAVAAFYDYYSRTRAMWTVSFRDVSEVPALQQPMADVAAFLGTIADDLIAAFDDAADTDHIGPTIRHVLHFPTWTDLEDQGLSNKQKLDLVTGWLQA from the coding sequence ATGTCCGAGCGCGCGAAATCCCAGGCGGAAACGCGCCAGAAAATCGTTGAAGCGACGATGCACCTGCACGAGGAAATCGGGCCCAGAAACACCTCGATCAGCGCCATTGCGGAACGGGCCGGCGTGCAAAGGCTCACCGTCTACCGCCACTTTCCCGACGAGACGGCGGTCTTTCAGGCCTGCACCTCCCAGTGGCTGTCTCTCAATCCGCCGCCCGACCCGGCCGACTGGGCCGAAATCAGCGAACCGGTCGAGAAATTCCGCACGGCCGTCGCGGCGTTCTACGACTATTATTCCCGCACCCGGGCAATGTGGACGGTGTCCTTCCGGGACGTCTCGGAAGTGCCCGCCCTGCAGCAGCCGATGGCGGACGTCGCCGCCTTCCTGGGCACCATCGCAGACGACCTGATTGCGGCCTTCGACGATGCTGCCGACACGGACCACATCGGCCCGACCATCCGCCACGTTCTCCATTTTCCCACCTGGACGGATCTTGAGGACCAGGGCCTTTCCAATAAGCAGAAGCTGGATCTCGTGACCGGCTGGCTGCAGGCTTGA